Proteins from a single region of Chloroflexota bacterium:
- a CDS encoding DUF885 domain-containing protein, whose amino-acid sequence MTNRAERPDPGRAAATASDDLAAAATTTTDGLAALAATFWDGLCEASPLLATANGDRRFDDRLDDITPAATAREIARLERVVDSARAIDPAELTEEDRVTREVLIEEATGRAALATLGIESWNVDPLAGWHNEIQDVASYQPVRTPAEARMMVERWRRFGPLMDDHTTNLRRGLVEGRVGVRTPIAKVVEALAATLAVSDEESGFLEPLRVARDDWPAEELAAFRDGLTTALHEGIRPALARHRAFLEVEVLPRARPDERAGICHIDGGRAAYATLVRFHTTLDRSPEELHAIGLAEVARINDEIEELGRRVLGAADRTDALGRLRDDPAMHFATRDEVEATARQALLRAEATVPAWFGRTPTTPCEVVRMPAHEEENATIAYYRQPALDGSRPGQYYINTGHPETRPRYDAECLAFHESVPGHHLQIAIAQELGHLPTFRRNLGPTAFWEGWGLYSERLADEMGLYSSDLDRIGMLSMDSWRACRLVVDTGIHALGWSRQAAIDFMVGNSALAANNIANEVDRYIVWPGQALAYKSGQLELLALRREAESTLGERFDIRAFHDLVLESGAVALRTLRRIVQRRLADPRLEGTRTA is encoded by the coding sequence ATGACCAACCGCGCCGAGCGTCCTGATCCCGGTCGCGCGGCGGCGACGGCGTCCGACGACCTGGCGGCGGCGGCGACGACGACGACCGACGGCCTTGCGGCGCTCGCCGCGACGTTCTGGGACGGACTGTGCGAAGCGAGCCCCCTCCTGGCGACCGCGAACGGCGATCGCCGATTCGACGACCGCCTGGACGACATCACGCCGGCGGCCACAGCTCGCGAGATCGCCCGTCTCGAGCGCGTGGTCGATAGCGCCCGGGCGATCGACCCCGCGGAGCTGACGGAGGAGGATCGCGTCACCCGCGAGGTGCTCATCGAGGAGGCGACCGGACGCGCTGCGCTCGCGACACTCGGGATCGAGTCGTGGAACGTCGACCCGCTCGCCGGCTGGCACAACGAGATCCAGGACGTCGCCTCGTACCAGCCGGTGCGGACACCGGCCGAGGCGCGGATGATGGTCGAACGCTGGCGACGGTTCGGACCGCTCATGGACGACCACACGACGAACCTCCGGCGCGGCCTCGTCGAGGGTCGGGTCGGCGTCCGGACACCGATCGCGAAGGTCGTCGAGGCGCTGGCCGCGACCCTCGCGGTCTCCGACGAGGAGAGCGGGTTCCTCGAACCGCTCCGCGTGGCGCGTGACGATTGGCCGGCGGAGGAGCTCGCCGCATTCCGAGACGGTCTGACCACTGCCCTTCATGAGGGGATCCGTCCGGCGCTCGCCCGACACCGAGCGTTCCTCGAGGTGGAGGTGCTGCCGCGGGCGCGGCCGGACGAGCGAGCCGGGATCTGCCACATCGATGGGGGCCGGGCCGCCTACGCGACCCTCGTTCGGTTCCACACGACGCTCGATCGTTCGCCGGAGGAGCTCCACGCCATCGGACTCGCGGAGGTGGCGCGGATCAACGACGAGATCGAGGAGCTCGGCCGCCGCGTCCTCGGCGCTGCGGACCGCACCGACGCGCTCGGGCGGCTCCGCGACGACCCAGCGATGCATTTCGCGACCCGCGACGAGGTGGAGGCCACGGCGCGACAGGCCCTCCTCCGCGCGGAGGCGACCGTTCCGGCCTGGTTCGGTCGCACCCCGACGACCCCGTGCGAGGTCGTCCGGATGCCGGCCCACGAGGAGGAGAACGCGACGATCGCGTACTACCGCCAGCCCGCGCTCGACGGCTCCCGGCCCGGTCAGTACTACATCAACACGGGTCACCCGGAGACTCGCCCACGGTACGACGCGGAATGCCTCGCCTTCCACGAGTCCGTGCCCGGCCACCACCTCCAGATCGCGATCGCGCAGGAGCTCGGGCACCTGCCGACGTTCCGCCGGAACCTGGGGCCGACGGCCTTCTGGGAGGGCTGGGGCCTGTACAGCGAGCGCCTCGCCGACGAGATGGGCCTCTACTCGAGCGATCTCGATCGGATCGGCATGCTCTCGATGGACTCGTGGCGCGCCTGCCGGCTCGTCGTCGACACCGGCATCCACGCACTCGGCTGGTCCCGTCAGGCGGCCATCGACTTCATGGTCGGGAACAGCGCCCTCGCCGCGAACAACATCGCGAACGAGGTCGATCGCTACATCGTCTGGCCGGGCCAGGCGCTCGCCTACAAGTCCGGCCAGCTCGAGCTCCTCGCCCTGCGGCGGGAAGCCGAATCGACGCTCGGAGAGCGGTTCGACATCCGCGCCTTCCACGATCTCGTACTCGAGTCGGGCGCGGTGGCGCTGCGGACGCTCCGGAGGATCGTGCAGCGCCGACTCGCAGACCCCCGACTCGAGGGCACCCGGACGGCGTGA
- a CDS encoding MarP family serine protease, translating into MAGVNPLDLAAVLIVAFAFLLGLRSGFFPQLGGLAGAVAGAAAALLLLPLVHDTIAPLQAPLRALAVLGGLIFLVGIGEALGSALGTTIRYRLGTGILGSADRVAGAFLGVGQGLLVIWLAGGILAAGPIPRAAGWAQTSTAVRTLSAVLPPPTEIAADLGRLLDASGFPQVFVGLEPFPAVPVGTPSATDARRIAAAAVTSTVRVTTQACGYELTGTGFSLGRGYYVTNAHVVAGGVRETVGFDGGPAAPARVVLFDPSLDVALLSAPSLPTPALRFAAVDPGRATLGAALGHPFGDPLVIIPAGVAADYPAQGRDIYGGALVTRRILELTAQVDRGDSGGPLILEDGTVGGVVFAEAKSDPNVGYALTPSEVAARVLPALGATAAVGTGPCVR; encoded by the coding sequence ATGGCGGGCGTGAACCCGCTGGACCTCGCCGCCGTCCTCATCGTCGCGTTCGCCTTCCTCCTCGGACTCCGATCGGGATTCTTCCCGCAGCTCGGCGGACTCGCCGGTGCCGTGGCGGGAGCGGCCGCCGCGCTGCTGCTCCTGCCGCTTGTCCACGACACGATCGCGCCACTCCAGGCGCCGCTGCGGGCCCTCGCCGTGCTCGGTGGCCTCATCTTCCTCGTCGGGATCGGGGAGGCCCTCGGCTCCGCCCTCGGGACCACGATCCGATATCGCCTCGGGACAGGGATCCTCGGCAGTGCCGATCGGGTCGCCGGCGCCTTCCTCGGGGTCGGCCAGGGCCTCCTCGTCATCTGGCTCGCGGGGGGCATCCTCGCTGCCGGACCGATCCCCCGAGCGGCCGGCTGGGCCCAGACGTCGACCGCGGTGCGGACCCTCAGCGCGGTCCTTCCGCCGCCCACGGAGATCGCCGCTGACCTCGGTCGGTTGCTCGACGCCTCGGGCTTCCCCCAGGTATTCGTCGGCCTGGAGCCGTTCCCGGCCGTGCCGGTGGGCACGCCGTCCGCCACGGACGCGCGGCGGATCGCCGCCGCGGCCGTGACGAGCACGGTCAGGGTGACCACGCAGGCCTGCGGCTACGAGCTCACCGGCACGGGGTTCTCGCTCGGCCGGGGCTACTACGTCACGAACGCCCACGTCGTCGCCGGCGGCGTCCGCGAGACCGTCGGCTTCGACGGCGGCCCGGCGGCCCCGGCGCGCGTCGTCCTGTTCGATCCGTCGCTCGACGTCGCACTCCTCTCGGCGCCCTCGCTCCCGACCCCCGCCCTCCGCTTCGCAGCCGTCGATCCTGGTCGGGCGACCCTCGGCGCCGCTCTCGGACATCCGTTCGGCGACCCGCTCGTCATCATCCCGGCGGGCGTCGCCGCCGACTATCCGGCGCAGGGACGCGACATCTACGGTGGCGCCCTCGTGACCCGCCGCATCCTCGAGCTGACAGCGCAGGTGGATCGGGGCGACAGCGGTGGGCCGCTCATCCTCGAGGACGGGACCGTGGGCGGAGTGGTCTTCGCCGAGGCGAAGAGCGACCCGAACGTCGGCTACGCGCTCACGCCATCGGAGGTCGCGGCGCGTGTCCTGCCAGCGCTCGGCGCCACGGCCGCCGTCGGCACCGGCCCGTGCGTCCGATGA
- the leuD gene encoding 3-isopropylmalate dehydratase small subunit, protein MAEPYRAFTSAVIPLPAENVDTDQVVPARYLKVTDKAGLAEALFHDWRYAEDGTLREPRFVIDRPEMAGRSILLAGDNFGAGSSREHAPWALAAFGLRAIISTSYADIFRSNSLKNGVLPIVVDGTTHEQLFALLEADPEARLTVDLAEGGILLPDGSTIDFEIDPFAKRMLLAGTDEMGFLLAAAPAIEAWEATHPARVDTLVGTG, encoded by the coding sequence GTGGCCGAGCCGTACCGTGCCTTCACGAGCGCCGTGATCCCGCTGCCGGCGGAGAACGTCGATACGGATCAGGTCGTCCCGGCCCGCTACCTCAAGGTCACGGACAAGGCCGGCCTCGCTGAGGCGCTCTTTCACGACTGGCGCTACGCGGAGGACGGGACGCTCCGCGAACCCCGGTTCGTCATCGATCGACCGGAGATGGCCGGGCGATCGATCCTCCTTGCGGGCGACAACTTCGGTGCCGGCTCGTCGCGCGAGCACGCGCCGTGGGCGCTCGCCGCCTTCGGCCTGCGGGCGATCATCTCGACCTCGTACGCCGACATCTTCCGCAGCAACAGCCTGAAGAACGGGGTGCTCCCCATCGTCGTGGACGGCACGACCCACGAGCAGCTCTTCGCGCTCCTGGAGGCGGATCCGGAGGCGCGCCTGACGGTCGATCTGGCCGAGGGCGGGATCCTCCTGCCGGACGGCTCGACGATCGACTTCGAGATCGACCCCTTCGCGAAGCGGATGCTCCTCGCCGGCACGGATGAGATGGGCTTCCTGCTCGCAGCGGCGCCGGCGATCGAGGCCTGGGAGGCCACGCACCCGGCGCGAGTCGACACGCTCGTCGGAACCGGCTAG
- the leuC gene encoding 3-isopropylmalate dehydratase large subunit — MPDHTPRTIVEKIWDDHVVAQDEGAPAILAVDLHLVHEVTSPQAFTGLRARGLHVRRPGQTLATADHSVPTTPRNLPILDEMAAAQIRQLTANCEEFGIPLHGIGDPDQGIVHVIGPQLGLTQPGMTIVCGDSHTSTHGAFGALAFGIGTSEVEMVLATQCLLQRRPKTHEVRVDGRLAPGVSAKDIILALIARIGIGGGTGHVFEYRGEAIRALTMEQRMTICNMSIEGGARAGLIAPDDTTFEYLHGRRHAPQGTAWDAAVARWRALPTDNGATFDRAVTIDAATLEPMVTYGTNPGMGIPITSRIPSPADQADPGQRRALEHALEYMDLRPGEPILGRRVDVVFVGSCTNGRISDLRLAAAVVKGRSVAEGVRMMVVPGSDEVKRQAEREGLDEIFRAAGAEWREAGCSMCIAMNGDQLSPGQYAISTSNRNFEGRQGKGGRSFLASPLTAAASAIAGVVTDPRTLPDIAATVGIGGR, encoded by the coding sequence ATGCCCGACCACACGCCACGCACGATCGTCGAGAAGATCTGGGACGACCACGTCGTCGCGCAGGACGAAGGTGCGCCGGCGATCCTCGCCGTCGACCTCCACCTCGTCCATGAGGTGACGAGCCCGCAGGCGTTCACGGGCCTTCGGGCGCGCGGCCTCCACGTCCGCCGGCCCGGTCAGACCCTCGCCACCGCAGACCATTCGGTGCCGACGACGCCGCGGAACCTGCCGATCCTCGACGAGATGGCCGCGGCGCAGATCCGCCAGCTCACGGCGAACTGCGAGGAGTTCGGCATCCCGCTCCACGGCATCGGCGACCCCGACCAGGGGATCGTCCACGTCATCGGTCCGCAGCTCGGGCTCACCCAGCCGGGGATGACCATCGTCTGTGGCGATAGCCACACGAGCACCCACGGCGCCTTCGGGGCCCTCGCCTTCGGCATCGGGACGAGCGAGGTCGAGATGGTCCTCGCGACCCAATGCCTCCTCCAGCGGCGCCCGAAGACCCATGAGGTCCGCGTCGACGGTCGCCTCGCCCCGGGTGTCAGCGCCAAGGACATCATCCTCGCCCTCATCGCCCGGATCGGGATCGGCGGCGGGACCGGCCACGTCTTCGAGTACCGCGGCGAGGCGATCCGCGCCCTGACGATGGAGCAGCGGATGACGATCTGCAACATGAGCATCGAGGGTGGCGCCCGGGCCGGCCTCATCGCCCCCGACGACACGACGTTCGAGTATCTCCACGGCCGCCGCCACGCTCCGCAGGGCACGGCCTGGGACGCCGCGGTCGCCCGCTGGCGGGCCCTCCCCACGGACAACGGCGCGACCTTCGATCGAGCGGTGACGATCGACGCGGCCACCCTCGAGCCGATGGTGACGTACGGGACGAACCCGGGCATGGGGATCCCGATCACGAGTCGGATCCCCTCCCCCGCAGACCAGGCGGACCCCGGCCAGCGTCGCGCGCTCGAGCACGCGCTCGAGTACATGGACCTCCGGCCCGGCGAGCCGATCCTCGGCCGGAGGGTGGACGTCGTCTTCGTCGGCAGCTGCACGAACGGCCGGATCAGCGACCTCCGACTCGCCGCGGCCGTGGTGAAGGGCCGCAGCGTCGCCGAGGGCGTCCGGATGATGGTCGTCCCCGGTTCGGACGAGGTAAAGCGCCAGGCAGAGCGTGAGGGCCTGGACGAGATCTTCCGAGCCGCCGGAGCCGAATGGCGGGAGGCCGGATGCAGCATGTGCATCGCGATGAACGGCGACCAGCTCAGCCCGGGCCAGTACGCCATCAGCACCTCGAACCGGAACTTCGAGGGTCGCCAGGGCAAGGGCGGCCGGTCGTTCCTCGCCTCGCCGCTCACCGCCGCTGCATCGGCCATCGCCGGCGTCGTGACGGACCCGCGGACCTTGCCGGACATCGCAGCGACGGTCGGGATCGGGGGTCGCTGA